A window of Plasmodium brasilianum strain Bolivian I chromosome 8, whole genome shotgun sequence contains these coding sequences:
- a CDS encoding hypothetical protein (Plasmodium exported protein), with the protein MSKFKISASFGNSWNKEASQNSESNTRISRLLKGDIELYGVRRNENLRQNEPCRHNIYENTFGKEFGSIKNGKNLPKKYNKLVLSSNSQNYFDSFESIPDALIYNNFDSNDSLDQYASIDYLPDNNNKKQKEQKKKISQKLNNNGKVNRNKNIEINELSKNELEEDEYSTYEYSDLPYEQRVAKLEKLESIALKNEKSKSGFLNFLKKLDNNIELDMYRALKSDFKTKDFNNKKMSTPKKIIKLINHYKVFAPILINIVFSFVMGCLEFYKTQAFLCGITLLLLFYTLHKLVKLDSMRYVFKKHMRSL; encoded by the exons ATgtctaaatttaaaata TCGGCTTCCTTTGGAAATTCTTGGAATAAGGAAGCCAGCCAAAATAGTGAATCAAATACAAGAATTTCCAGATTATTAAAGGGAGACATAGAACTGTATGGTGTaagaagaaatgaaaatttaagaCAAAATGAACCATGTAGACACaacatttatgaaaataCTTTTGGAAAAGAATTTGgttcaataaaaaatggtaaaaacttaccaaaaaaatataataagttAGTACTTAGTTCAAATtctcaaaattattttgatagTTTTGAATCTATACCTGatgcattaatatataacaattttgATTCAAATGATAGCTTAGATCAGTATGCATCAATTGATTATTTAcctgataataataataaaaaacaaaaagaacaaaaaaaaaaaatttctcaaAAGTTGAATAATAATGGTAAAGTAAACAGAAACAAAAACatagaaataaatgaattatcaaaaaatgaattagaAGAAGATGAATATTCAACATATGAATATTCAGACTTACCGTATGAACAAAGAGTAGCAAAATTAGAGAAGTTAGAAAGTATTGCacttaaaaatgaaaaatctaAGTCGggatttcttaattttttaaagaaattagACAATAATATTGAGCTTGATATGTACCGTGCCTTGAAATCTGATTTTAAAACCAAAGATTTTAACAACAAAAAGATGAGTACAcccaaaaaaattataaaacttaTAAATCATTATAAGGTATTTGCtcctattttaataaatattgttttttcatttgtgaTGGGATGCCTAGAATTCTATAAGACGCAGGCTTTCCTCTGTGGCATAACtcttttattgttattttatactttacACAAATTAGTAAAATTAGATTCTATGAGATATGTATTCAAAAAACATATGAgatcattataa